A stretch of Paenibacillus peoriae DNA encodes these proteins:
- a CDS encoding cob(I)yrinic acid a,c-diamide adenosyltransferase, protein MGIYTRTGDEGQTSVIGGRVSKDDDRVEAYGTIDELNSFVGQAISFAEGEEFADIRTQLEEIQQELFDCGSDLAFVKISESKYKVKDELAERLEGWIDACQEENPKVERFIIPGGSTLSSTLHVCRTVCRRAERRAVTLGKHTDINPAVRRYLNRLSDYFFAVARTANVRQGVPDVEYVRSKKVFRK, encoded by the coding sequence ATGGGGATTTATACCAGAACAGGTGATGAAGGACAAACTTCTGTGATCGGCGGTCGAGTGTCCAAAGATGATGACCGTGTGGAGGCATACGGTACAATTGACGAGCTGAACAGCTTTGTAGGACAAGCGATCAGTTTTGCCGAAGGGGAAGAGTTTGCGGATATTCGGACTCAATTGGAAGAAATACAGCAGGAGCTGTTTGATTGTGGTTCGGATTTGGCGTTTGTTAAAATTAGTGAAAGCAAATATAAGGTGAAAGACGAGCTGGCAGAGCGACTGGAAGGCTGGATTGATGCATGTCAGGAGGAAAATCCGAAGGTGGAGCGTTTTATTATACCGGGTGGTAGCACATTATCCTCAACGCTTCATGTTTGCCGTACAGTTTGCCGACGCGCGGAACGCCGTGCTGTTACACTAGGTAAACATACAGACATCAATCCGGCGGTACGTCGGTATTTGAACCGTCTTTCTGATTATTTCTTTGCCGTTGCTCGTACAGCGAATGTCCGTCAGGGTGTGCCCGATGTCGAATATGTGCGCAGCAAAAAAGTGTTCCGCAAATAA
- a CDS encoding arsenate reductase family protein, with amino-acid sequence MSQLKVYQYSKCSTCRNAVKWLQNKGHETKLIPIFEQPPGPEELEDLIRKSGLELKKFFNTSGEVYKELKLKDKLGDMSPEEQISLLSSNGRLIKRPIVTDGNKVTVGFKEETFEGTWGAQ; translated from the coding sequence ATGAGCCAACTGAAAGTATATCAGTATTCTAAATGCAGTACCTGTCGTAATGCAGTGAAATGGCTGCAAAACAAGGGACATGAGACGAAACTGATTCCTATTTTTGAACAGCCGCCCGGCCCGGAGGAATTGGAAGACTTAATTCGCAAAAGTGGGCTGGAGCTGAAAAAGTTTTTTAATACAAGCGGTGAGGTGTACAAAGAGTTAAAGCTGAAAGATAAGCTGGGAGACATGAGCCCTGAAGAACAAATTTCGCTTTTATCCTCAAATGGAAGATTAATCAAACGCCCGATTGTAACCGACGGTAACAAAGTAACGGTAGGATTCAAAGAGGAAACATTTGAGGGCACATGGGGAGCTCAATAA